Proteins encoded in a region of the Nicotiana tomentosiformis chromosome 9, ASM39032v3, whole genome shotgun sequence genome:
- the LOC104102244 gene encoding glycine-rich RNA-binding protein 2, mitochondrial-like: MAFCNKLSGLLRQSISTTGNALNAQAPAISMLNAMRCMSTKLFIGGLSYGTDDQSLKDAFTSFGDVVDSKVITDRDTGRSRGFGFVNFTDGESAKEAMTAMDGQELNGRNIRVSLAQERAPRSGGFGSGGGGYGGGYGGSRGNDGF; the protein is encoded by the exons ATGGCTTTCTGCAACAAACTTAGTGGTCTTTTGAGGCAGAGCATTTCTACAACCGGAAATGCATTGAATGCACAAGCACCAGCTATTTCAATGCTTAATGCCATGCGTTGCATGTCAACGAAGCTTTTCATTGGGG GTCTTTCATATGGAACTGATGATCAATCTCTGAAGGATGCCTTCACCAGCTTTGGTGATGTTGTCGATT CTAAGGTCATCACCGATAGAGATACTGGGAGATCGAGGGGTTTTGGATTCGTGAACTTTACAGATGGTGAATCTGCAAAGGAAGCTATGACAGCAATGGATGGACAG GAACTCAACGGGAGGAACATCCGCGTCAGTCTTGCCCAAGAGAGAGCTCCACGCAGCGGTGGTTTTGGTTCTGGTGGTGGCGGATATGGCGGTGGCTATGGTGGATCTAGAGGAAACGACGGATTCTAA